A genome region from Mastacembelus armatus chromosome 8, fMasArm1.2, whole genome shotgun sequence includes the following:
- the LOC113140917 gene encoding cytoglobin-1-like — protein sequence MERMQGEGEVDLEQPSPLTDKEKMMIQDSWRKVFQNCDDVGVTILVRLFVNFPSSKQYFSQFKNIEEPEELERCAQLRKHAHRIMDAINTLVESLDDSEKVASVLKVVGKAHALRHKVEPVYFKILSGVILEVLGEEFPNVVTPDVAAAWTKLLATVYCSITAIYEELGWTKLSTTTG from the exons ATGGAGAGGAtgcagggagagggagaggtagACCTGGAGCAACCAAGCCCACTGACTGACAAGGAGAAGATGATGATCCAGGACTCCTGGAGAAAAGTCTTCCAGAACTGTGATGACGTTGGTGTGACCATATTAGTCAG GCTGTTTGTGAACTTCCCGTCATCCAAGCAGTACTTCAGTCAGTTCAAGAACATTGAGGAGCCGGAGGAACTGGAGCGATGTGCCCAGCTCAGAAAGCATGCTCACAGAATCATGGATGCCATCAATACACTGGTGGAGAGCCTTGACGACTCAGAGAAGGTGGCCTCAGTGCTGAAAGTAGTGGGCAAGGCCCATGCACTCCGACACAAGGTGGAGCCTGTGTACTTCAAG ATCCTGAGTGGCGTGATACTGGAAGTTCTGGGAGAAGAGTTTCCAAATGTTGTGACACCAGACGTGGCAGCAGCGTGGACCAAACTCTTGGCTACGGTCTACTGCAGCATCACAGCTATCTATGAGGAACTGGGCTGGACTAAGCTCTCAACTACAACTGGGTGA